Genomic segment of Microbacterium sp. M28:
GCATCCACTCCTGCGTCAACGTCGTCTCCGGGCCGGAGGGCGTCGCCGGCGGTGTGCTGCTCCGGGCGGGCGAGGTCCTCGAGGGGCAGGATGCCGCGGCATCCCGGTCCGGACGCACGGGGCGCGACCTTGCCAGGGGGCCGGGGCGGTTCGGGCAGGTGTCCGGCCTGAGGCATCCGCGCCATGACGGCATCGATGCCGTCACCGGTGCCGAGTGGTCCGGAGCACAGGCCGAGCTGTGGCTCGACGACCCGTTGAGCGAGGTCGCGAGCGGCCCGCGGGTCGGCGTCGCAGGTCACGCGGGGACGGATGCCTTCCCCTGGCGCTTCTGGATCCCCGGCGACCCCACGGTCTCGGCGTTCCGGTGGGGCCGAGGGGCGGCTGCGGCATCCGCGCCGAGCGAGTGAGCGGAGCGCGCCGAAGGGTGCTAGACTGACTCTTTGTCTGCGCACACTCCTGTGCGCAGTTCGCATGCCGGGCCCGCAAGGACGGCACGCAGACAAGGGATCTTGGGTGAGGCCGTCCGGTCTCACGGTATTGAAGGAGTAATCACATGGCAGCAGTGTGCCAGGTGACTGGAGCTGTTCCCGGCTTCGGTCACAACGTCTCGCACTCGCACCGCCGGACGAAGCGCCGCTTCGACCCGAACGTGCAGAAGAAGACTTACTACGTCCCGTCGCTCGGTCGTAAGATCACGCTCAACGTGTCCGCCAAGGGCATCAAGGTGATCGACGCGCGCGGCATCGA
This window contains:
- a CDS encoding DNA-3-methyladenine glycosylase, whose translation is MLHRAAREELEGLPLEVAPRLLGGRLRTVVDGIPVTLRITEAEAYHGQGTGLVPDPGSHARMGRTARNATMWGEPGHLYVYLSHGIHSCVNVVSGPEGVAGGVLLRAGEVLEGQDAAASRSGRTGRDLARGPGRFGQVSGLRHPRHDGIDAVTGAEWSGAQAELWLDDPLSEVASGPRVGVAGHAGTDAFPWRFWIPGDPTVSAFRWGRGAAAASAPSE
- the rpmB gene encoding 50S ribosomal protein L28, which encodes MAAVCQVTGAVPGFGHNVSHSHRRTKRRFDPNVQKKTYYVPSLGRKITLNVSAKGIKVIDARGIEKVVADLKAKGVKL